In the Geobacter sp. FeAm09 genome, one interval contains:
- the truB gene encoding tRNA pseudouridine(55) synthase TruB: MNGFVVIDKPAGLTSHDVVNRVRRILGTRRVGHTGTLDPFATGVLPVAVNEGTKAIPFLDEGLKAYDALLRLGVRTDTLDMTGRVLHEADGTQVSRERLEAVVGSFTGEISQMPPMYSAIKQGGQPLYKLARKGQEVERQARRVQIHSLEIVSVELPLVALRVVCSRGTYVRSLADDMGTALGCGAALQELRRTASGPFDIAAGVTLDELRDAAQEGGAEALCRTPYAALGHLTDIPLADAGVTKVRHGRAPELEETGIAAWPACAGPLLVRLSRGQELVAVAELSPLDDGGVRIALKRVFC; encoded by the coding sequence ATGAACGGTTTTGTGGTTATCGACAAGCCGGCCGGCCTCACCTCCCATGATGTGGTCAACCGCGTGCGCAGGATTCTCGGCACCAGGAGGGTGGGGCATACCGGCACTCTGGACCCCTTTGCCACCGGTGTCCTGCCGGTAGCGGTCAACGAGGGGACCAAGGCCATACCCTTCCTGGACGAGGGACTGAAGGCCTATGATGCGCTCCTGCGTCTCGGCGTGAGGACCGATACCCTGGACATGACCGGTCGGGTGCTGCACGAGGCCGACGGGACGCAGGTGAGCCGCGAGCGCCTGGAAGCCGTGGTGGGAAGCTTTACCGGCGAGATCAGCCAGATGCCCCCCATGTACTCGGCCATAAAGCAGGGCGGGCAACCGTTGTACAAGCTGGCCCGCAAGGGGCAGGAGGTGGAGCGCCAGGCGCGCCGGGTCCAGATCCATTCCTTGGAGATCGTCTCCGTGGAACTGCCGCTGGTGGCCCTGCGGGTGGTCTGCTCCCGCGGCACCTACGTGCGTTCCCTGGCGGACGACATGGGGACGGCCCTCGGATGCGGCGCCGCTCTCCAGGAACTGCGCAGGACGGCCAGCGGGCCGTTCGACATCGCTGCCGGCGTCACCCTGGACGAATTGCGGGACGCGGCGCAGGAGGGGGGAGCCGAAGCGCTCTGCCGGACGCCCTATGCCGCCCTCGGCCACCTGACGGACATCCCCCTGGCCGATGCCGGTGTGACCAAGGTCAGGCACGGCAGGGCGCCCGAGCTGGAGGAAACCGGGATCGCCGCCTGGCCGGCATGCGCCGGGCCGCTTTTGGTGCGTCTTTCCCGGGGGCAGGAACTCGTCGCGGTGGCGGAACTCTCCCCCTTGGACGACGGTGGGGTGCGCATTGCTCTCAAGCGGGTCTTCTGCTGA
- the rpsO gene encoding 30S ribosomal protein S15, producing the protein MLATEKKQEIINSFKTHESDTGSPEVQIAILTERITYLTEHFKIHKKDHHSRRGLLKLVGQRRRLLDYLKGKELDRYKKVIERLGIRR; encoded by the coding sequence GTGTTGGCAACCGAAAAGAAACAGGAAATCATCAACTCGTTCAAAACCCATGAAAGCGACACAGGTTCTCCGGAGGTGCAGATCGCCATTCTCACCGAGCGGATCACCTATCTGACCGAGCATTTCAAGATCCACAAAAAGGACCACCACAGCCGTCGCGGGCTTCTGAAGCTCGTCGGCCAGAGGCGGCGCCTTCTGGACTACCTGAAAGGCAAAGAGCTGGACAGGTACAAGAAGGTTATCGAACGACTCGGCATACGCAGGTAA
- the pnp gene encoding polyribonucleotide nucleotidyltransferase, whose translation MEQKVQVEFGGRTVTIASGKMAKQASGAVVVSSGDTMVLVTAVATKEAKEGQDFFPLTVNYIEKAYAGGKIPGGFFKREARPSDAETLTCRLIDRPIRPLFPENFLNDTQIMATVVSADKDNDPGILSMLGASAALMVSDIPFQGPIAGAKVGRVNGKLICNPTAEELEQSDLEIVVAASRDAVIMVEGEAKFVSEADMLEAIFFAKEAMLPLIEAQEELQKKIGVAKRVIAPPVVDEALLARVRELAYDRISEAVKIKSKQERHNQIDLITAETVEALKEEFEGKTKQIKAFLGDFEYERVRTDILDTGIRIDGRDTATIRPITTEAGLLPRTHGSALFTRGETQALVSTTLGTSIDEQRIDSLYGESRKRFLLHYNFPPFSVGETSFRLAPGRREIGHGMLAERALSAVIPKHEDFPYTIRIVSEILESNGSSSMASVCGGSMSLMDAGVPVTAPVAGIAMGLIKEGDKVAILSDILGDEDHLGDMDFKVAGTTEGVTALQMDIKIGGVTKEIMQQALKQAREGRLHILGKMAETLAAARGEMSPFAPRITTIWIKTDRIRDVIGTGGKNIRNITETTGVTVDIEDTGRINIASTNKEACDLAIQMIRGLTDEAEEGKLYMGTVRKIMDFGAFVEIMPGTDGLVHISELDTKRVKTVTEVLNEGDKVLVKCIGIDKNGKIKLSRKEALGLNLDGTPVAPSEDAPSE comes from the coding sequence ATGGAACAAAAAGTACAGGTTGAGTTCGGCGGCCGGACCGTAACCATTGCCAGCGGCAAAATGGCCAAACAGGCCAGCGGCGCCGTCGTGGTAAGCAGTGGCGACACCATGGTGCTGGTGACCGCCGTGGCGACCAAAGAGGCCAAGGAAGGGCAGGATTTCTTTCCCCTTACCGTCAACTATATCGAAAAAGCCTACGCCGGCGGCAAGATCCCGGGCGGTTTTTTCAAACGCGAGGCGCGTCCGTCGGACGCTGAAACCCTTACCTGCCGGTTGATCGACCGTCCGATCCGCCCGCTCTTCCCCGAGAATTTTCTCAACGACACCCAGATCATGGCCACCGTGGTCTCGGCCGACAAGGACAACGATCCCGGCATCCTGTCCATGCTGGGCGCCTCGGCGGCCCTGATGGTGTCCGATATCCCGTTCCAGGGTCCCATCGCCGGCGCCAAGGTAGGCCGGGTAAACGGCAAGTTGATCTGCAACCCCACCGCCGAAGAGCTTGAGCAGAGCGACCTGGAGATCGTGGTCGCCGCCAGCCGCGACGCGGTCATCATGGTGGAAGGCGAGGCCAAGTTCGTATCCGAGGCGGACATGCTGGAGGCCATCTTCTTTGCCAAAGAGGCGATGCTGCCGTTGATCGAGGCCCAGGAAGAGCTGCAGAAGAAGATCGGCGTCGCCAAGCGCGTGATCGCGCCCCCCGTGGTGGACGAGGCGCTGTTGGCCCGGGTACGCGAACTGGCCTATGACCGCATCTCCGAAGCGGTCAAGATCAAGTCCAAGCAGGAGCGCCACAACCAGATCGACCTGATCACCGCAGAAACCGTCGAGGCCCTCAAGGAAGAGTTCGAAGGCAAGACCAAGCAGATCAAGGCGTTCCTGGGCGATTTCGAATACGAGCGCGTCCGGACCGACATCCTGGACACCGGCATCCGCATCGATGGCCGCGACACGGCCACCATCCGCCCCATCACCACCGAGGCGGGCCTGTTGCCCCGTACCCACGGTTCCGCCCTGTTCACCCGCGGCGAGACCCAGGCCCTGGTTTCCACCACCCTGGGCACCTCCATCGACGAACAGCGCATCGACTCCCTGTACGGCGAGTCCCGCAAACGCTTCCTGCTCCATTACAACTTCCCGCCGTTCTCCGTGGGCGAAACCAGCTTCCGCCTGGCTCCGGGCCGTCGCGAGATCGGCCACGGCATGCTGGCCGAGCGCGCCCTGTCGGCCGTCATTCCCAAGCATGAAGACTTCCCCTACACCATCCGCATCGTCTCCGAGATCCTGGAGAGCAATGGCTCCTCCTCCATGGCGTCGGTGTGCGGCGGCAGCATGTCGCTGATGGACGCTGGCGTGCCGGTTACGGCTCCGGTGGCGGGCATCGCCATGGGCCTGATCAAGGAGGGCGACAAGGTCGCCATCCTGTCCGACATCCTGGGTGACGAAGACCACCTGGGCGACATGGACTTCAAGGTGGCCGGCACGACCGAGGGCGTCACCGCCCTGCAGATGGACATCAAGATCGGCGGCGTCACCAAGGAGATCATGCAGCAGGCGCTGAAACAGGCCCGCGAAGGCCGGTTGCACATCCTGGGCAAGATGGCCGAGACCCTGGCCGCCGCACGCGGCGAGATGTCTCCCTTTGCCCCGCGCATCACCACCATCTGGATCAAGACCGACCGTATCCGCGACGTCATCGGCACCGGCGGCAAGAACATCCGCAACATCACCGAGACCACCGGCGTTACCGTGGATATCGAGGATACCGGCCGCATCAACATCGCCAGCACCAACAAGGAGGCCTGCGACCTGGCCATCCAGATGATCCGCGGCCTGACCGACGAGGCCGAAGAAGGCAAGCTCTACATGGGCACCGTCCGCAAGATCATGGACTTCGGCGCCTTTGTGGAGATCATGCCGGGCACCGACGGCTTGGTGCACATCTCCGAACTGGACACCAAGCGGGTCAAGACGGTTACCGAAGTCTTGAACGAAGGCGACAAGGTCCTGGTCAAGTGCATCGGCATCGACAAAAACGGCAAGATCAAGCTCTCCCGCAAGGAAGCGCTCGGCCTGAACCTGGACGGCACGCCTGTTGCGCCGTCCGAGGACGCGCCGTCCGAATAG
- a CDS encoding bifunctional 2-polyprenyl-6-hydroxyphenol methylase/3-demethylubiquinol 3-O-methyltransferase UbiG, with product METDRIKWNQRFEVEETYRGWNPSPFLEREIGRIQRLAPGRRALDLACGQGRNSIFLARHGFRMTSLDISDVGIARGEEQARAVGVEIDFRRQDLEEWHLTGQYDLIVNINFLLRRLIPEEVGALAPGGLLLFDTILESPRLLATHTPDFFLRYGELERIFGGFEGEVLFSEEIREGDMPTARVLFRKAGL from the coding sequence GTGGAAACGGACAGAATCAAGTGGAACCAACGCTTCGAGGTGGAGGAGACGTATCGGGGGTGGAATCCCTCCCCCTTTCTGGAGCGGGAAATAGGACGAATCCAGCGCCTGGCTCCCGGCCGGCGGGCCTTGGACCTGGCCTGCGGCCAGGGACGCAACAGTATCTTCCTGGCCCGGCACGGCTTCCGGATGACCAGTCTGGACATCTCGGACGTGGGCATTGCCAGGGGGGAAGAACAAGCCCGGGCAGTGGGGGTGGAGATCGACTTTCGCCGGCAGGACCTGGAGGAGTGGCACCTCACGGGGCAGTACGACCTGATCGTCAACATCAACTTCCTGCTGCGCCGCCTGATCCCCGAGGAGGTGGGAGCCCTGGCGCCGGGGGGGCTTCTGCTGTTCGACACCATCCTGGAATCGCCCCGGCTCCTGGCAACCCATACCCCGGACTTTTTTCTGCGCTACGGCGAACTGGAGAGGATATTCGGGGGCTTCGAGGGAGAGGTGCTGTTCAGCGAGGAAATCAGGGAGGGCGACATGCCCACGGCCCGGGTGCTGTTCAGGAAGGCTGGCTTGTAG